The Thermodesulfobacteriota bacterium genome includes a window with the following:
- the mshL gene encoding pilus (MSHA type) biogenesis protein MshL has translation MTRHHPILALGLALALLPALLSCSAVGTGQEAQLPSAIEEQALSAPAKPRPAEPIQEAGLPVRYLRPAYVTRDNESKKDELATEADRVVIRVGADISSAQGPVPLRDIMKRLAALKSMNVSWASDVDQYALVDVDIRAEDDFFTAVDNLLRQQDYFHEVQGNTLVIKYKETRKFHIAMPFLASTYDSGVGGDVLGSSGKTGSMTGAIRLTSEGNTFDVWDNVKTNLDQILQIWTEEAPAAAPAPVAAPPTPGQAPAAAAPAAPAAPSPRPSGKGYYSIDKPIGLITVTAPRPLVEKVATYLDSLKAELYRQVAIEAKIVEVTLDSTDKTGIDWSELLDGFNVTLTFGGAGGQIYPNQGVGGRLVSGVSIGPDSSFTAFLNALQEQGQTRVIANPRLSVLNGQPSLISVGDNVTFIDKVTKSTSSDTGEVTFTVSTSSVMSGLGLAVTATILDDQEVILSMTPVTSQLTLPIEYRTFGGDSEVGLPQVRLREMATTVRVRSGEMLVVGGLIDSSDDDDESKVPVLGDLPLVDKLFKVETEVKTRRELIILLRPRIIS, from the coding sequence ATGACCCGACATCACCCCATCCTGGCCCTGGGCCTGGCTCTTGCCCTCCTGCCGGCGCTGCTTTCCTGCAGCGCCGTGGGTACCGGCCAGGAGGCGCAGCTGCCGTCCGCCATCGAGGAGCAGGCCCTGAGCGCCCCGGCCAAGCCCAGGCCCGCCGAGCCGATCCAGGAGGCCGGCCTGCCGGTGCGCTACCTGCGGCCGGCCTATGTGACCCGGGATAACGAGTCCAAGAAGGACGAGCTCGCCACGGAGGCGGACCGGGTGGTCATCCGGGTGGGGGCGGATATCTCCTCGGCCCAGGGGCCGGTGCCCCTCCGGGACATCATGAAGCGGCTGGCCGCCCTCAAGAGCATGAACGTCAGCTGGGCCTCGGACGTGGACCAGTATGCCCTGGTGGACGTGGACATCCGGGCCGAGGACGACTTCTTTACCGCCGTGGACAACCTCTTGCGGCAGCAGGACTATTTTCATGAGGTCCAGGGCAACACCCTTGTGATAAAGTACAAGGAGACCCGCAAGTTCCATATAGCGATGCCTTTTCTCGCCAGCACCTACGACTCCGGGGTGGGCGGCGACGTCCTGGGCTCCAGCGGCAAGACCGGCAGCATGACTGGCGCCATCCGCCTGACCTCGGAGGGCAACACCTTCGACGTCTGGGACAACGTCAAGACCAACCTGGACCAGATCCTGCAAATCTGGACCGAAGAGGCGCCGGCGGCGGCGCCGGCCCCGGTAGCAGCACCACCCACCCCGGGCCAGGCGCCGGCAGCGGCAGCCCCCGCCGCCCCGGCTGCGCCGTCGCCGCGGCCGTCGGGGAAGGGCTACTACAGCATCGACAAGCCCATCGGGCTCATCACCGTCACGGCACCACGCCCCCTGGTCGAGAAGGTGGCCACCTATCTGGACAGCCTCAAGGCAGAGCTGTACCGGCAGGTGGCCATCGAGGCCAAGATCGTCGAGGTGACCCTGGACAGCACCGACAAAACCGGCATCGACTGGAGCGAGCTTCTGGACGGCTTCAACGTCACCCTGACCTTTGGCGGCGCCGGCGGCCAGATCTACCCCAACCAGGGCGTAGGCGGCCGGCTCGTCAGCGGGGTCAGCATCGGGCCGGACTCCAGCTTCACCGCCTTCCTGAACGCCTTGCAGGAGCAGGGCCAGACCCGGGTGATCGCCAATCCGCGCCTGAGTGTCCTCAATGGCCAGCCGTCGCTGATCAGTGTCGGCGACAACGTCACCTTCATCGACAAGGTCACCAAGAGCACCTCGTCCGACACCGGCGAGGTCACCTTCACGGTGAGCACCTCCAGCGTCATGTCCGGCCTGGGACTGGCCGTGACCGCCACCATCCTGGATGACCAGGAGGTGATCCTGTCCATGACCCCGGTCACCTCCCAGCTGACGCTGCCCATCGAATACCGGACCTTCGGCGGCGACTCCGAGGTGGGGCTGCCCCAGGTGCGCCTGCGGGAGATGGCCACCACCGTCCGGGTCCGCAGCGGCGAGATGCTGGTGGTGGGCGGCCTCATCGACAGCAGTGATGACGACGACGAGAGCAAGGTGCCGGTGCTGGGGGACCTGCCCCTGGTCGATAAGCTGTTCAAGGTGGAGACCGAGGTGAAGACCCGGCGGGAGCTCATCATCCTGCTGCGGCCGCGCATCATCTCCTGA
- a CDS encoding AMIN domain-containing protein — protein MTRARLEQGLLTGLLGFLTLAAGMLMPAAAPAADAPASAASILAVSATETEDGHQLVIASSDAPTFTVFQLFDPLRIVVDIAQADATKAAGLPLADGPGPIARVDGRLLADKGPPLTRLEVGLREDVPYIVERQGHDIVIAFPASPSPAATGSSEAMAATPTAAAAPATEPVAATASSSLLVDTIQVEETPGQTRVLIRASGPITATRPVELAPDGRRPHRMYLDLPGWHGPGVPAVLGVGTGSLKEIRSANRDQGLRVVFDSNQDRLFRYQVETQPDGLLVLVEEPGGAQAIVKSLAKAPPVLAAAAADSSPAAEPIQPVISTAAAKPRPEKTPAGTPPAAAASRPAAAPAPTTSAPAGQMAFAGYEKTRITVDFYKIDLHNVFRLFGEISGMNIVVDEAVAGSLTLALRDVPWDFALDIVLNLKDLQKEERFNTLVISPKTKTFVWPKQAEAALAIRPDGTVQTREAISVQRRQETPPAQIEAQKLMLQAQGLERQEKYEEALPVYEQALELWPDNAQLANRLAALCLVRLGLNAKAVHFARMTLKSEPDNQDAALNAAIGLANMKEVAAAKPLFDKAVAGPRPAAEALISYAAFCEENDSLEGALRLLARHEDLYGNTLDTLVARARIHDKAGQQAQAAQQYRALLLSGFELPPDLRRYIEGRLTLQERDAGLSTR, from the coding sequence CCTCGAACAGGGGCTCCTGACCGGCCTCCTGGGGTTCCTGACCCTGGCAGCCGGGATGCTGATGCCGGCCGCAGCTCCGGCCGCCGACGCCCCGGCCAGCGCCGCCAGCATCCTCGCCGTTTCGGCTACCGAGACCGAAGACGGCCACCAGCTCGTGATCGCCAGCAGCGATGCCCCCACCTTCACCGTGTTTCAGCTTTTCGACCCGTTGCGGATTGTGGTGGACATCGCCCAGGCGGACGCCACAAAAGCCGCCGGCCTGCCCCTGGCCGACGGGCCAGGGCCCATCGCCCGGGTGGACGGGCGCCTCCTGGCCGACAAGGGCCCCCCCCTGACCCGGCTGGAGGTCGGCCTGCGGGAGGATGTCCCGTACATCGTCGAACGGCAGGGCCATGACATCGTCATCGCCTTTCCCGCCAGCCCGTCGCCGGCCGCGACGGGCAGCAGCGAGGCCATGGCCGCCACCCCGACCGCCGCCGCGGCGCCGGCAACCGAGCCCGTGGCAGCCACCGCCTCCTCGTCCTTGCTCGTCGACACCATCCAGGTCGAGGAGACCCCTGGGCAGACCCGGGTGCTCATCCGGGCCAGTGGCCCCATCACCGCCACCCGTCCGGTGGAGCTGGCGCCGGATGGCCGCCGGCCCCACCGCATGTACCTCGATCTGCCGGGCTGGCACGGCCCGGGAGTGCCTGCCGTGCTGGGGGTCGGCACCGGCAGTCTCAAGGAGATCCGCTCTGCCAACCGGGACCAGGGCCTGCGGGTGGTCTTCGACTCCAACCAGGACCGCCTGTTCCGCTATCAGGTGGAGACGCAGCCGGACGGCCTTCTGGTCCTGGTGGAGGAGCCCGGGGGTGCCCAGGCCATCGTCAAGAGCCTTGCCAAGGCCCCGCCGGTGCTGGCTGCGGCCGCGGCCGACTCCTCCCCGGCTGCCGAGCCAATTCAGCCGGTGATCAGCACCGCGGCCGCCAAGCCCCGGCCGGAAAAGACGCCGGCCGGCACGCCGCCGGCGGCCGCCGCCAGCCGCCCAGCGGCGGCGCCGGCGCCCACCACCAGTGCGCCTGCCGGCCAGATGGCCTTCGCCGGCTATGAGAAGACACGGATCACCGTGGACTTCTACAAGATCGACCTGCACAACGTCTTTCGCCTCTTCGGCGAGATCAGCGGCATGAACATCGTGGTCGACGAGGCGGTGGCCGGCTCCCTGACCCTGGCTCTCCGGGATGTGCCCTGGGATTTCGCCCTGGATATCGTCCTCAACCTCAAGGACCTCCAGAAGGAAGAGCGCTTCAACACCCTGGTCATCTCGCCGAAGACAAAGACCTTTGTCTGGCCAAAGCAGGCGGAGGCGGCCCTGGCCATTCGGCCCGACGGCACCGTCCAGACCCGGGAGGCCATCTCGGTGCAACGCCGCCAGGAGACCCCGCCGGCCCAGATCGAGGCCCAGAAGCTCATGCTCCAGGCCCAGGGTCTGGAAAGGCAGGAGAAGTACGAGGAGGCCCTGCCCGTGTACGAACAGGCCCTGGAGCTGTGGCCGGACAACGCCCAGCTGGCCAACCGGCTGGCCGCCTTGTGCCTGGTGCGGCTCGGCCTCAATGCCAAGGCGGTGCACTTCGCCAGGATGACCCTCAAGAGCGAGCCGGACAACCAGGATGCGGCCCTGAACGCGGCCATCGGCCTGGCCAACATGAAGGAAGTCGCCGCCGCCAAGCCGTTGTTCGACAAGGCCGTCGCCGGCCCCAGGCCTGCTGCCGAGGCCCTCATCAGCTACGCCGCCTTTTGCGAAGAGAACGACAGCCTGGAAGGGGCGCTGCGCCTCCTGGCCCGGCACGAGGACCTCTACGGCAACACCCTGGACACCCTGGTGGCCAGAGCCCGCATCCACGACAAGGCGGGCCAGCAGGCACAGGCAGCCCAGCAGTACCGGGCCCTGCTCCTGTCCGGCTTCGAGCTGCCCCCGGACCTCCGGCGTTATATTGAAGGACGCCTGACCCTCCAGGAGCGGGACGCCGGCCTGTCCACCCGCTGA